TATCGGGCCGTGCTCAGGCAGCTGTAAGAGTGCTATCTCCAGAAGACTTTGCACGGATCGTTGAACGCGGTCTCGGAAAGGATGACGATATCCTACCACGAACTGATCAAAGCGTGCCGGTCAGTGGTTTGCAAGAAGCGCATGCACCATTTCAACATCTGCCCGCCCGTCAACGGATAAGCCAGTTAACGAACCGTGCTGTTCGTGACCGGAACTTTCGAAAAAACGTGCTCCGCGCCTACGGTGAACGATGCGCAATAACAGGGCTACGAATTATAAATGGCGGCGGACGTGCAGAGGCCGAGGCCGCTCACATAAAACCAGTGGAGCATGACGGCCCAGACATTGTGAGCAACGGGCTCGCACTATCCGGCACTGCACATTGGATGTTTGATCGAGGATTGATTGGGCTATCCGACGATTTGGATATACTCGTATCCAGACAGAGTAATGATCCTGATGCCGTAAAGGCTATCGTCAACTCGTCCGGTAAGCTTATGGCTCCAGACCGTCCTGCCAACCGGCCGAGGCGCGAGTTTGTTGCTTGGCACCGAGAAAATTGTTTCAAGCATTAGCCCCCCCCCCTTTTTCTTAGTCGTTCACTGGACCTACTGCAGCTTCCGGCACATCCTTGACCGAGAGCATTCTCAGCTGAGCGCGGGTCAGCTTCTTGGATGCAACTGCCAGCCGTTTGGCCTGGCGGCGGAGATAGGTCTCAAACAGGTTGCGCACGGCGTGGCCGTTGCCGAACCGGTCGCCGCGCGCGGTGTGGATAGGCCGATATAGGGCTCGCCTGCCTTATCGATTGCCTGGCGTGGAGCATGCCAGCAAATCCCGCTGTTTCTTCTGACAGTGCCCATCGTGTCTTAGATTTGTAAATTCAATAATTTTCCATTATGGAAAATCACCAGCCGACGCATAGCCATTATACTGAGTTAGCTAATCGCCCAGATACCATTCGTAAACCTCGCCGAGGTAGCGGCGTGCTTTGTCGCTTAATCGGGCGATGCCTAGGGTGCGGGCTAGGGTTAGGATGGGGTCTTCGGACTGAGCGATATCGGCGGCACAATCATCCAGTACCGATGCGATCTCCGTACGGGACACCTCTTGGATCCATCGGTTCTCCAGACCGCGATATGGCGTACGCTCGGTAAAGCCACCTTGCGGCCAGACAAAGACTTTGCCAGTTTCATCGCACTGATCGGTATGCGCGGCTGCCTCCTGAACACGGGTGTTGATCTGTTTGCCGGTTCGTTGCCAGCCATGGCGGCGGGCAATTTGGGCAGCAAGCGAGTTTATCGGTAACGGTGCGTGGGCCACCAAGACCTCATCGATCATCGCGCGCAATACTGGTAAATAGTCGTCGTTGTAGAACCGTTCGGGATCTGGAGCTTGAGCTGGAATTTGAGCACGATCAGGATTTATCATGCGGTCTAGCGCGGCACTTGGCTTGATATCTGACGCTGATGGCCCGGCATCGACTTCCAGTTCAGCCTCTTCAGCTGCTTGATCGGCGGCTACGGCTTCGGCCTCACGCTCCTGCCGAAACATCGTAAGACGATCATTCAGCGCTTGATCCAAACGCTCAACAACCGTGGCCGCATCGCGGAACCAATCGGTCGACCAGACCCGCAAGATATGCCAGCCGAGCCCCTCCAAAACGGCTTGCCGGACTTTATCCCGGTCGCGGGCGGTGGCGGCACTGTGGTAGGTCGCACCATCACATTCAATCCCTGCCAGGTAAGCGCCGGCACGCTCGGGATTGACGATGCCGAGATCAATACGGAATTTCGAGACGCCGATCTGGGTACGGACCTCCCAGCCCTTTTGGCGCAACGCCTCGGCTACCGCCTCTTCAAACGGATTTTCCGCCGGGCCAAGTGATCCTTGATCCGCCGCCTTAAGCGCCTCAGCACCACGCGCCGCGTAATCCAAGAACGCCTTTAGGTGCTGAACCCCCATGGCTTTGGTGCGGGAGAGGTCGATATCATCGGGTAAGATCGAGGAGAAGACGTGCAATTCTTGGCGGGCACGGGTAACGGCCACATTTAAGCGCTTCTCACCCCCCTCTTGGTTCATGGGGCCGAAATTCATCGATAGCGTGCCGGTCGAGGTCGGCCCGAAAGTGATGGAAAACAGCATTACATCACGCTCATCACCCTGAATATTCTCGAGGTTCTTCACCATCAGAGGCTCTTGCCGATCCTCAGCAAAGAACCATTCAAACGCCGTATTCGCGCGCCGCATATCATCCAACAAATCCTGGATCAGGCCCTGTTGTTCAGCATTAAACGTCACCACCCCCAGGGTTGGGCGGTCTTTCTCCTCAAGGGCCAGCCACTCAATCAGCCGCGTCTTAATCATCGCCACGACCGCCTTCGCCTCAATCGGGTTCTTACGCCCCTCACCCCGGGCATAAATGCCCTCGACCTTATGGAATTGCACCGCCTCACTGCCGGTCGCTGGCGCCGGGAAAGTGACCAATCGGTCGTTGTAATATTGGCTGTTTGAGAACGCGATCAGCGCTTCATCACGGCTGCGGTAATGCCAATCCAGCTGACGGCTTGGGATACAGTTTTTCACCTCTTCCAAGATCGACGGCATATCCTTCGGTACGCCACTATCACCGTCGTCATCATCGTCATCATCCGCTGCCCGACCAAAATTATTAGTCGGTGGCATTTGCTTGGGATCGCCGACAATGATCGATTGCTTGGCCCGCGCAATAGCGCCCACCGCATCCCAGGTGGTGATCTGCGACGCCTCATCGAAAATCACCACATCAAACGCGGCCTGGCCAGCTGGTAGATACTGGGCAATCGACAGGGGTGACATCAACACACAAGGGGTAAGTTTTGAGAAGGTTGTCGGCATATCCGCGAGCAAGGATCGGATTGTCTTACGTGGGCGCGTCTGACCGCGCAGTTTTTTCAGCTGACCCAGCTCTGAGCCCGAGGGTATCGGTGTATTGGCACCCGGCAGGGAGTGGTGGATGCGCCGCATAAGCTCCTGAGGCGCCTGTTTTGATGCCTTACGATCCAACTCACGGAATGCCCGGATAGTGTATTCATGACCGAGCAAGGTGAACTGCCGCAGGCATTGATGGCTATCCATCGCCTTTGGTAACCACCAGCGCGCGTAAGCCTCACGCAAGGCGGTGCGTAAGCCATGCTCATCCGCAAGATTTATCTGATCGGCCTTGAGCGCATCGATGAGCGGCCCCAGCCCCTTTGCGAGCGCTTTGTTCTCAACGCTGCGCCAATTGACCCAGTGCTGAAGCTGGGTTTTCGCGGCCGCCACGTGATCTAAAGCCGCCATCAAATCGGGCGCGGTCAGATTATCCGGGATCACGCCGCCCTTATCGGTGAACGCGATTGCAGCTTGTTGATAGGCATCAGAGGCTGATTGCCACGCGTCAAACACATCTTGTAAGTTCTGGCCCTGGCCTTGCATCAGCCCGTTTTGGGCGGCCTCCCAGGCTACCGCGTCGGTGACATGGGGGGCTATTTTCTGGATTGTGTCGCGGGTCGTGATCGCCTGGGTAATCAACGCCATCGCGGCCTTGCCATCACGAGCATCACCCGCAAGGCTTGCCACGGGGTTATCGCGCAGCGCCGCTAAACACTCACGGATTGTCCGCAGGGCGCGCAGATCACAATCCGGGTCAGCCACACCCTGTGCCGCATAGGTCGTGAGCAGTTTGCGCAGCTGGCGGCGTTTGAAGAAAGAAAGCGGCCAGATGGCCGTGCTGGCCCGCCGCCAATCGGCGTCCAAATCATCGAGCGGTATCCGTTCAATCTCCGCCTCATCGTAATGGGCCACCAGCTTTCCTTGATATTTGGCCAAGCGGTCCAGCTGCTTTTGCAACGCCTCACCGTCTTGCTCAAGGTCCGCCGCCGGGCGATCAGGCACGGCACGCACATCGAGTGCCGTCGGTTTGAGCCGTTCGGCCAAGGCCGTGAACAACGCCGCATAGCCCGCGTCTAACGCGTCACCCGGTGCCAAACCAAGGGCAGTGGTCAGCGCCTCTTTGCAGTCCCGCAGCCGCGCGGTGGCCGCGTTCAGGTCATGGGCGGCACTAATGATCACATCTTGCCAGCCAAAGGACCAATCGGCAGCACCGATCACGATGAGCGGCGGCGCATCACCGGTTGCCGTGAACGCGCGTTGCAGATCATCCGCCAGATCAAGCAGCGCGGTAAAACTCTTCTGATCATGCAAGTCTTTGTTGTGCTTGTGGAATTCGATTGTCAGGCCTTGGGGCTTCTTGGCAATCCAGCCTAGGGCCTCGTAGATTGAGATACCTTGAGTGCCTTTGGCGTGAATGGCTTGAACATAGGTATTCAGCTCATCACGTTTGAGGCGCAGACCTTCATTGATATTGACCCATTCTTTCTCGGTGTATTGTGCCGACCGATCCCAAGCCCGGCCTAGCTTCTCGATCACCCGCTTACGGTCGGTTTTGTTGGAATGAAGCTCAAGCACAGCATCGCCGACCCCGTGATCGTCTAGGCGGCGTTTCACCACATCAAGAGCCGCAGCTTTTTCCGCCACAAACAAGACGGTCTTTTTGTTGGCCAATAGCTGACAGATCATGTTGGCAATCGTCTGGCTTTTGCCCGTTCCCGGCGGCCCGATTAACACGAAGTCCTGGCCTTGTTCGGCGGCAACCACGGCGGCCAGCTGCGAGCTGTCGGCGGGNAAGGGGGTGATCAATTGCTCAGGCGCTTTTTTCCGGTCCAGAGCATCGGGCTCTATCGGTTCACGAACACCGCTGGAAAACGGCCGGTCTGGGTTATCGAGCAGATAGGAGACCAAGCGATTGGTGCGCAATTGATCGGTACGGTCGACCAAATCCTTCCACATCAGATATTTAGCAAAGGAAAAGGTCGAAATGGCGGTTTCCTCAACCACCTCAAAACCGGGCACGTCTCGTACCGCGCGGCGCATCAACTCAAACACCAGGGGGATATCAACCCCGCTCTCATCTTCGGGCAAATCGCCCTCAAGAGATGGCAGATCAATCGCAAAATCGCGTTTCAGAAGTTGCAACAAGGTTGCGTTAAACCGGGTCTCATCCTCATGATGGGCAAGCCGGAAATTCGACAGCGCCGAGGCGCGGCTCAATTTCACCGGGATCAACAGCAAGGGCGCGCGATAGGTTTTGGGGTCCCCATCCCGTTGCCAGCGTAAAAACCCCGCCGCCAGGAACAGGGTATTGGTGCCGCCTTCCTGCATATCGCTCTTCGCCTTGCGATACAGGGACAGCAGGCGGTTATCAGCATCCTTTTTGGTCAGATCGACACTGATTTGTTTTTGGGCATAGGCGTTGTCGATCACCCGACCATAAATGTCCTTACGTTCAGCCGATGACACCTGACGCTCGCCAATGGGATCCTCATCCTTGATCGGGTAGACCTTAAAGCTGATGCCGTTGTGCAAATCATCCTCAAAAGTACCCACATCGGGCACCAAGCATGGCAGGGTTTGCTTGGTGTCCCGATAATTGAGTAGGCGGCTTCTTAAGGTGAGGTCTAAGAGCTTACCTTGCCATTGCTCAATTCGACCTTTTGGCGTTGTTGGGGTAGCGTCCACACGGTCATCGGACAGATCCCCCAGCGGTAGGGGCTTCGGTAGAGCGGCGGCGGTTATCGCGTCGTCCTCAGTACCGCCTTGCGCCGCGCTATCAGGGTCAAGACGCCCTATCGTCCGGTGACTCGCCAGGGGGTAGATGCCAGCTGACCGGGCGCGTTTGATATCAATCGCTGCTTGAAACTTATGCTCTTCCGCCTCGCTCAATTGTTGTTTTGCTTGCTGGGAAGCTTGGTCAAGGCCGATGGCTGGTTTTTTGGTTAAGGCCACGGTTTCCGCCACGCAAAATTCCCGCGCTTGGATTGCCTTTCGCACCGCCACCACATCAGGTTCGGTGACCGTGCCAAAATCACGATCTACCAACCACACCCCGACAAAGGCATGGCCCTCAGTGAACACCACAACCGGGTTAAGCCCCGCTTGTTCCCAGGCGGCGGCCATGAATAAGGAAGTATCCAGACAGGTGGCCAGACCCTCGCGGGTGACCCGCTCGGGCAGGCGAATTTTCTGGCCTTGAATCTCAAACGATGCGGGCGGGTTGCTATAGGTCAGGCCCAGCCCAGTGACCGCTGACCAAATGGCCCCAGAAAGCATCCACGCCCGTCCCGGATCTCCGGATTGATAGCCGTCCATGGAACCATCATGGCCTTCGCGCTCTAACAACCGGGCCGCCTCTTTCAGCACGCCGGCAATGGCCGGATCATTGGGCGAGACATAAGCGGCCAGCAACCGGTCCATGGCCGCCAACCCGCCCCAATGGTCGCGGGGCAGCAAATCTATGTCATGAATCCAACTGGCCAATAAATCCGTGCCGTCTTGCAAGTCAGGTTCTTCGGCCATTTGCCCTATATCATCACCGCCACGCCCACCGGTGGCTCCAGTGGCGCTCGTGCCGCCCTCACCCATGCCGTGTAAGGTAAAGGTAAGGGTGCCGCGTTCGGCCTCATCCAAGCCATCGAGCCGTTCGAGATCAAGGCGCAGGTCTAGGTCTTTCAGGACCAATTTTTGGCCCGGCGATAGCTGTTCAATCGACCAGCTTTTAGGGCGCAAAATTGCCGGATAAGCATCAAGGCGTAAGGTTAAACCAGTATAGGCCTTATTCGTCGGGTTGGTCAGGGCCAGCGAGTGGATGACAGGAATTTTGTTTTGAGCGGAGGCGAAATTGACTTTGCCCGCTAACGCCACCTCAAGCACTGGTTCGTGATGCACCGCTTGATCCACCGCATCATCCGCATCATTCGAGGCCAGCACCGGCCGCTCTAAACCATCCATCAGCCCATCCCCTAAGCCCCCAAAAGAGAAGAAGATCATACGCATCAATGTATTAGGCGCAAGTATTTTACGGTGAAAGTAAAGGTTCGCAGCCAGAATTATTCGAACCCTTCGCCCTGCAATAAATCGGCGATATAGGCGGCGGTTGCCTCTTTAGGTATATCATCCAGCTTCTGTTTCTTCACCAAACCCGGGATATCAAAATAGCGATGGCCCATCATACCGCCGGGGGATCTTTTCATTAGGTTGGTCGGCACAAAGTTATCGACCACATAAAAGCGATGGGGGTCGGCGGCAAATCCATCGTAATACGCGTTCGCCGCCTTAATCACGGCCTTGATCTTGTCTTTGTGCTCGTCTGTCAGTTTGCCGAACTCTGTGGTCTGCACCACCAATTCGTGATCGCGCTGGACACAAACAGCGGCGGTGGCCAGACGGCCGATATGGCTGATTTTCTTTTGGTGATAGACGCCTAAGAACTCGGCCTGGCGCCATTTTGGGTTGCGGTGCGCCGGCTCGAAATAAACGCCATAGTCCACATTCTCACGCCAAGATTGGCCACAGAGCAAGCCGACCAGGGTGCGGTATTGGGTTGGTAACAGCCCTTCACCGGCGATGAAGGCTTGGTAATCTTCCAAAATATCACTTAACGCCGGGTCGTTTGCGCATTGATCTTGGAGGATATTAACCAGCTCACCGTAGGTAACCGCGGCAAATTTGATCTTTTTAGCATTCGCTTTCTTGAGCCATTCATCCTTTGTGACCTCGTCTAGCGCATGCGCGGTCAGGCCGATCAAGATGGCGGTGTCATCCGCATGATTTTTGGTGGCGATGGTCTCCATATGCTTGTCAATTTGCGCCGCGCCTAACTCATCGCTATGTTTGGTTTCGATGTAAATATGCAGTGGTTTTTGGCTGATCACCGCGTCCGGTACAGAATGCGCGCCCCGCACCTGTTGCTCAAACTGTGGACCCAGCTCAATTGCTTGGCCGTCGAGCATTGAATTGACGACCCGCTCCAGCAGCCGTGGTGATGCCTGATAGACGTGGCGGAGCATCAGCAGTGTGTTGTTGGTGACATGGTTCTCACGCTTGGAATAGGTCTGGAAATAATTGATCGCCGTCATGGGACTACTCGAAAAGGCTCAGGCATAAGGAATAATATGAGACATAAACTACTACACACATCTGACTGGCAAATTGGTAAAGTTTTCCGTTTTGTCGATGACGGCACAATGGGGTTGCTTCAGGAGGCGAGGCTCGCTGCGGTAACGAGGCTTGGAGAGCTCGCGGTTGAGTACGGTGTTCGCCATGTTCTAGTTGCCGGTGATGTGTACGACATGGAGGCCTTATCGCCGCGCTCACTGAATCAGCCGATGGAACGGATGCGCAAATTCGAAAAGGTGAGCTGGCACCTTATGCCCGGAAACCACGACCCACATCGCCCGCACGGTCTATGGGATCAAATCATGCGACGGGGCGTGCCGGACAATGTGATAGTTCACCTCACGCCCGAGCCGAAGGTCTTTGAAAGCGACGGCTTCGCCGTTCTTCCTGCACCTTTACAGTACAGGCGCACACTTCAGGATCCAACGGCATTTATGGATCACGCGGAAACGCCTGAAGGCATCATCCGAATAGGTCTCGCGCATGGTACAATCACCGGCTTCGGTTCCGTAGATAAGGATATCCCAAACTATATCAGCCCGGACAGACCAAACTCTGCGAAGCTTTCATATCTGGCCCTCGGCGATTGGCATGGACAAAAGAAGATCAATAATCGGGTATGGTACAGCGGCACCCACGAGACTGATGCATTTGATGTCGAGGGCGGTGGACAGGCGCTTCTGGTCGAAGTGGAGGGCCCTAGTGCTACACCAATCGTAACACCGGTCAAGACTGGCCGTTACCGCTGGGTGACTTTGCGCGAGCAGATTAACAGCCGCGAAGAGATTGATGCGCTTAAGACGACCCTGCGCGGAAGTGGTGAAGACCTGAACTGTATTCTCTTGCGCCTGATTATAGAAGGCGCGGTTTCGCTTAAGGACCGACAGTATTTTGAGGAACAGATCATCCATAAGATTTCGGCGGCTTTCGGTTATTTGAGGGTTGATGATACGCGGCTCTTCCCGAGTCCCAGCAAAGAGGACCTCGATAAGATCGACCGGGGCGGTTTCGTGCGAACTGCGGCCGATGTCCTGAAGCAGAAGGCCGAGGACATGAGCGATCCCGAACACGAGATCGCCGCGCTGGCGCTTCAGCGTCTGTACGTCGAGCACATGAAGTTGCAGACGAGGAGCCAATGAAGATTCGCTCCATCGCTGTCAATCAGTTCAAGAAGTTCACGACGCCGATGTGTCTCGACGACATAGGCGACGGCCTGAACGTCGTCGTCGGCCCTAACGAAATGGGGAAGTCAACGCTGCTCCATGCGCTACGCGCCGCGCTGTTCGAAAAATACAGCTCCAAGGCGCAGCCGATTACAGCGCTACAAAACGACCGGAACCAGGCTGCACCTGTGGTCGAGCTCGCATTCGAGGTCGATGACAGGATTTATCGGATCAGAAAGCGGTTCGTAAAGAAGCCATACGCTCACCTGTTCTGCCCGGACGGACGAAAGCTGGAGGGCGATGAAGCGGAGAATACGCTGCGCGATCTTCTCGGGTTCGACGAACCCGGCAAGACGGGCGCGAAGCCCGAGACCCTCGGCATGTGGAATGTGCTCTGGGTTCAGCAAGGCCAGTCCTTTGGTGCGCCCGATCTTCCTGACAGCGCGCGCTCAAACCTTCACAGCGCACTGGAGTCGGAAGTCGGTGAGGTTCTGGGGGGCAGGCGCGGAAGGGCCTTGCCCGAAGCGGTAGATAAACAGCTCTCCGAGTTTGTCACATCCACCGGTAGGCCGCGCGGGTATTACAAGGAGCTAATCGACGAAGTAGAGACTCTGCGTTCCGATCTCGAAGGGCTGCAAAGCCGCCGCACCGATCTCTCCAGGACTTTGGAAGACTTCGAAGCCGCGCAGGAAACGTTCGCGCGGCTTTCGTCGGGAGAGCAAGACCAGAAGGACAAGGAAGAACGGGACGCAGCGCGGACCCGACACAGCGAGCTTGCCA
This Micavibrio sp. TMED2 DNA region includes the following protein-coding sequences:
- a CDS encoding restriction endonuclease, whose protein sequence is MTFGVFIHRTDSIYDDVPSERYQFPKQYLTRAQQCEGDWIVYLEPSKVRGTKGYFAVAKVQEIIADPRNADMHLAVIEPGSYLDFGDPVPFRDADDIIEQGLLNDDGKISGRAQAAVRVLSPEDFARIVERGLGKDDDILPRTDQSVPVSGLQEAHAPFQHLPARQRISQLTNRAVRDRNFRKNVLRAYGERCAITGLRIINGGGRAEAEAAHIKPVEHDGPDIVSNGLALSGTAHWMFDRGLIGLSDDLDILVSRQSNDPDAVKAIVNSSGKLMAPDRPANRPRREFVAWHRENCFKH